A part of Halobaculum sp. MBLA0143 genomic DNA contains:
- a CDS encoding NAD(P)/FAD-dependent oxidoreductase — translation MHVAVLGAGYAGLGVARRLERSLPPDVDLTVVDDGPDHVLTHEIHRAVRRPAVAEAVRVPLADVLDRAEIVTDPVDSFDPETGHVELASGDTLQYDYGAVAFGSDTAYYGIDGLREHAHPLKTLEDAAAIREDALDTIADGGDVVVGGAGLSGVQVAGEIAALAREEGATVPEDVSVTLVEQLETVAPNFPANFRRAVREALVDRGIEIRTDTTVTAVGDGEVVTDGRDLSADTLVWTGGIAGQPAADGDRPVVQADLRLTDRTLAVGDAARVVGADGEAVPASASAAIREAKTAATNLERLVDGGTDGFSPRLARYRFDVPGWLVSVGDGAVAQLGPTVLTGAAAKAAKTTVGAGYLTSVGAAQKAVELTENEILS, via the coding sequence ATGCACGTTGCCGTCCTGGGTGCCGGCTACGCCGGGCTCGGCGTCGCGCGGAGACTCGAACGGTCGCTCCCGCCGGACGTGGACCTGACCGTCGTCGACGACGGGCCCGACCACGTCCTGACACACGAGATCCACCGTGCGGTCCGTCGCCCGGCGGTCGCCGAGGCCGTCCGGGTGCCGCTCGCGGACGTGCTGGACCGCGCGGAGATCGTCACCGACCCCGTCGACTCCTTCGACCCGGAGACGGGCCACGTCGAGCTCGCGTCCGGCGACACGCTCCAGTACGACTACGGCGCCGTCGCGTTCGGCTCCGACACGGCCTACTACGGGATCGACGGACTCCGCGAACACGCCCACCCGTTGAAGACGCTCGAAGACGCGGCGGCGATCCGCGAGGACGCGCTCGACACGATCGCCGACGGCGGCGACGTAGTGGTCGGCGGCGCCGGCCTCTCGGGGGTCCAGGTCGCCGGCGAGATCGCCGCGCTCGCCCGCGAGGAGGGAGCCACCGTCCCGGAGGACGTGTCGGTGACGCTCGTCGAGCAGCTGGAGACGGTCGCGCCGAACTTCCCCGCGAACTTCCGCCGGGCCGTGCGGGAGGCGCTCGTAGACCGTGGGATCGAGATCCGGACGGACACGACCGTCACCGCCGTCGGCGACGGGGAGGTGGTCACGGACGGGCGCGACCTCTCGGCCGACACGCTCGTGTGGACCGGTGGAATCGCCGGCCAACCGGCCGCCGACGGCGACCGCCCGGTCGTGCAGGCGGACCTCCGCCTGACGGATCGCACACTGGCGGTGGGTGACGCCGCTCGCGTGGTCGGCGCCGACGGGGAGGCGGTGCCCGCCAGCGCCTCGGCGGCGATTCGAGAGGCGAAGACGGCGGCGACGAACCTCGAACGGCTCGTCGACGGCGGCACGGACGGGTTCAGCCCACGACTCGCCCGCTACCGCTTCGACGTACCCGGCTGGCTCGTCTCCGTCGGCGACGGTGCCGTCGCACAGCTGGGGCCGACCGTGCTCACCGGGGCGGCCGCGAAGGCGGCCAAGACGACCGTCGGCGCGGGCTACCTCACGAGCGTCGGCGCCGCACAGAAGGCGGTGGAGCTGACTGAGAACGAGATCTTGTCATAA
- the mvaD gene encoding phosphomevalonate decarboxylase MvaD has product MTGKATARAHPIQGLVKYHGLRETEGRHPYHDSISVCTAPSNTTTTVAWEPDASEDTYLIDGEPAEGRGAERIDNVVDAIREHAGFDHAVRVESANSFPSNVGFGSSASGFAALAYAACEAAGLDLTRPEVSAFARRGSSSAARAVTGAYSDLHTGLNDHDSRSERIEAGTGELDGEPFDLEEDLRIVTALVPSYKETEAAHREAADSHMFDARRAHVQDQLAEARDALRDGEFHRTFEIAEHDSLSLAATTMTGPAGWVYWQPETIAVFNAVRELRTDEDVPVYFSTDTGASVYVNTTADHADRVADRIGEVGVETDVWEVGGPARTVDDALF; this is encoded by the coding sequence ATGACAGGCAAGGCGACTGCCAGGGCCCACCCGATTCAGGGGCTCGTGAAGTACCACGGGCTCCGGGAGACGGAGGGGCGCCACCCGTACCACGACTCGATCAGCGTCTGCACGGCGCCGTCGAACACGACGACCACGGTGGCGTGGGAGCCGGACGCGAGCGAGGACACCTACCTGATCGACGGGGAGCCGGCCGAGGGGCGCGGCGCAGAGCGGATCGACAACGTCGTCGACGCGATCCGCGAACACGCGGGGTTCGACCACGCCGTCCGGGTGGAGTCGGCGAACTCCTTCCCGTCGAACGTCGGCTTCGGGTCGTCGGCCTCCGGCTTCGCGGCGCTGGCGTACGCCGCCTGCGAGGCGGCTGGCTTGGATCTGACCCGACCGGAGGTGTCGGCGTTCGCCCGCCGCGGGTCGTCGTCGGCCGCCCGGGCGGTGACGGGTGCGTACTCGGACCTCCACACGGGACTGAACGACCACGACAGCCGCTCGGAGCGGATCGAGGCCGGCACCGGCGAACTGGACGGGGAGCCGTTCGACCTGGAGGAGGATCTCCGGATCGTCACGGCGCTCGTTCCGTCGTACAAAGAGACGGAGGCGGCCCACCGCGAGGCCGCGGACAGCCACATGTTCGACGCCAGACGGGCGCACGTTCAGGACCAACTCGCCGAGGCGCGCGACGCGCTCCGGGACGGCGAGTTCCACCGGACGTTCGAGATCGCGGAACACGACTCGCTGTCGCTGGCGGCGACGACGATGACCGGGCCGGCGGGGTGGGTGTACTGGCAGCCGGAGACGATCGCGGTGTTCAACGCCGTCCGAGAGCTCCGGACCGACGAGGACGTGCCGGTGTACTTCTCGACGGACACGGGCGCGAGCGTCTACGTCAACACGACGGCCGACCACGCCGACCGGGTGGCCGACCGGATCGGCGAGGTGGGTGTGGAGACGGACGTCTGGGAGGTCGGTGGTCCCGCGCGAACCGTCGACGACGCGTTGTTCTGA
- a CDS encoding glutathione S-transferase N-terminal domain-containing protein: protein MPELELYDREDCPYSKRVRDTLDELGLEYDETLVPNAHKNRTEVEELTDQTGVPVLFDSNADGGFLADTDEIVSHLERQYA from the coding sequence GTGCCAGAGCTCGAACTGTACGACCGCGAGGACTGTCCGTACTCGAAGCGTGTCCGCGACACGCTCGACGAACTGGGACTAGAGTACGACGAGACACTCGTCCCGAACGCACACAAGAATCGGACGGAGGTAGAGGAGCTGACCGATCAGACCGGTGTCCCAGTGTTGTTCGACAGTAACGCCGACGGTGGGTTCCTCGCAGACACCGACGAGATCGTCTCACACCTGGAGCGACAGTACGCCTGA
- a CDS encoding methyl-accepting chemotaxis protein, protein MTTVSSGDDTERPAARPSMDVETLRPTAAALWSVSRGTAALVADVLDDRSLAGYCTVYYDAVLPGERSLDAFVERLRADEIDPGRFAAAVTAVQSRLFEERRGETAIAAHARVIAHDTGVVRAAVADADASESPAAVTDGGFTVESLVERAETMREDMEEIERLAAQQSDNTRNLKTEIDEISGASEAIASSTTAVNERSDEAESLAADGYERGADLVDQIELVGEGVDDVREQVETLRSHTEAIDEVVEIIDDIAEQTNMLALNASIEAARADADGAGFAVVADEVKSLAEESKSQAERIEGRVENIRRDARKTTDTLDELADTTAESLDVSTSALDTFDEIRELVTGISSSLAEVETSTDRQADSTEELTMMIEETDRKAERISEEIADIAAANQTQIRALGSGDVQLREESR, encoded by the coding sequence GTGACGACAGTAAGCTCTGGTGACGACACCGAACGGCCCGCGGCACGGCCTTCGATGGACGTCGAGACGCTCCGACCGACGGCCGCAGCGTTGTGGTCGGTGTCACGGGGGACGGCGGCGCTCGTCGCAGACGTGCTCGACGACCGGTCGCTCGCGGGCTACTGTACGGTGTACTACGACGCGGTGTTGCCCGGCGAGCGGTCACTCGACGCGTTCGTCGAACGACTCCGTGCCGACGAGATCGACCCGGGGAGGTTCGCGGCGGCCGTCACGGCGGTCCAGTCGCGGTTGTTCGAGGAGCGTCGCGGCGAGACGGCCATCGCCGCACACGCTCGCGTGATCGCACACGACACCGGTGTCGTTCGGGCCGCAGTCGCAGACGCGGACGCGAGCGAGTCGCCGGCTGCGGTGACGGACGGCGGGTTCACCGTAGAGTCGCTCGTCGAACGCGCGGAGACGATGCGAGAGGACATGGAGGAGATCGAACGACTCGCCGCACAGCAGTCGGACAACACGCGCAACCTCAAGACGGAGATCGACGAGATCAGCGGGGCCAGCGAGGCGATCGCCAGTTCGACGACGGCGGTGAACGAACGGAGCGACGAGGCAGAGTCGTTGGCGGCCGACGGCTACGAACGCGGCGCAGACCTGGTCGACCAGATCGAACTCGTCGGCGAAGGGGTAGACGACGTGCGCGAGCAGGTGGAGACGCTCCGCTCACACACGGAGGCGATCGACGAGGTGGTTGAGATCATCGACGACATTGCCGAGCAGACGAACATGTTGGCGCTGAACGCTTCGATCGAGGCGGCTCGCGCGGACGCGGACGGCGCGGGGTTCGCGGTCGTCGCCGACGAGGTGAAGTCACTCGCCGAAGAGAGCAAGTCGCAGGCAGAACGGATCGAAGGCCGGGTCGAGAACATCCGACGTGACGCCCGCAAGACGACCGACACACTCGACGAACTGGCCGACACGACCGCCGAGAGTCTCGACGTGAGCACGTCCGCGCTCGACACGTTCGACGAGATCCGCGAGCTCGTCACGGGGATTTCGAGCTCGTTGGCCGAGGTGGAGACCAGTACGGATCGACAGGCCGACAGCACGGAGGAGTTGACGATGATGATCGAGGAGACGGATCGGAAGGCCGAACGTATCTCGGAGGAGATTGCCGACATCGCGGCCGCGAACCAGACACAGATCCGCGCGCTCGGCTCCGGTGACGTCCAACTCCGAGAGGAGTCGAGGTAG
- a CDS encoding methylglyoxal synthase, protein MTRLALVAHDDEKPEMIDFVESHEETLAAFDLVGTGTTGRRITEETNLTVERKESGPHGGDLQLGSEIAAGTLDAVIFLRDPMTAQPHEPDISALLRICDLNDVPLATTRQSAEYVLDGLARDAGV, encoded by the coding sequence GTGACACGCCTCGCGCTCGTCGCCCACGACGACGAGAAGCCGGAGATGATCGACTTCGTCGAGAGTCACGAGGAGACACTCGCCGCGTTCGACCTCGTCGGGACCGGAACGACCGGGCGACGGATCACCGAGGAGACGAACCTGACCGTCGAGCGCAAGGAGAGCGGGCCACACGGCGGGGACCTCCAGTTGGGATCCGAGATCGCCGCCGGGACGCTGGACGCGGTGATCTTCCTCCGAGATCCGATGACTGCCCAGCCACACGAGCCGGACATCAGCGCACTGTTGCGGATCTGTGACCTGAACGACGTGCCGCTGGCGACGACACGCCAGTCGGCGGAGTACGTACTCGACGGGCTGGCGCGCGACGCCGGCGTCTGA
- the cofG gene encoding 7,8-didemethyl-8-hydroxy-5-deazariboflavin synthase subunit CofG — protein MGLPFELSVPESSVQTALSTGPEDVSPADELTFARNVFVPLTTACRYTCTYCTYYDPPGEASLLSESEVRERCRVGADAGCTEALFTFGDEPDDRYTRIHEQLADWGYDSLRAYHVRACEIALEEGLLPHSNPGDLDRAGFERLKPVNASMGVMLETTADVQAHSGARQKEPGDRLETIRAAGEAGVPFTTGILVGIGEEPRDRAESLAAIRRLHERYGHVQEVIVQPVVENDRSDFSSPSVTTMRRVTAMARRLLPETVSVQAPPNLAPVRELLDCGIDDLGGVSPVTDDYINPDYEWPALRELSEIAAHGGVPLHERLPVYDRYLPPRVRRQGFDGTPAGESPTGAWLTGEIPDALVARDVHGRRFRGVARREGPLSTPEPGVPGDD, from the coding sequence CTGGGTCTCCCGTTCGAGCTGTCGGTGCCAGAGTCGTCGGTCCAGACGGCGTTGTCGACCGGCCCCGAGGACGTGTCGCCGGCCGACGAGCTGACGTTCGCCCGCAACGTGTTCGTCCCCCTGACGACCGCTTGTCGGTACACCTGTACGTACTGCACCTACTACGACCCGCCGGGGGAGGCCTCACTCCTGTCGGAGTCGGAGGTGCGCGAGCGGTGTCGGGTCGGCGCCGACGCCGGCTGCACGGAGGCACTGTTCACGTTCGGCGACGAGCCGGACGACCGCTACACCCGGATTCACGAGCAGTTGGCCGACTGGGGGTACGACTCTCTGCGGGCCTACCACGTCCGCGCCTGTGAGATCGCCCTGGAGGAGGGGCTGCTCCCTCACTCAAACCCGGGTGACCTGGACCGCGCCGGGTTCGAGCGCCTCAAGCCCGTCAACGCCTCGATGGGCGTGATGTTGGAGACGACCGCGGACGTGCAGGCTCACTCCGGTGCCCGCCAGAAGGAGCCGGGCGACCGGCTGGAGACGATCCGCGCCGCGGGCGAGGCCGGCGTCCCGTTCACCACCGGGATCCTGGTCGGGATCGGCGAGGAGCCGCGCGACCGCGCGGAGTCGCTTGCGGCGATCCGCCGGCTCCACGAGCGGTACGGCCACGTCCAAGAGGTGATCGTCCAACCGGTCGTCGAGAACGACCGCTCGGACTTCTCGTCGCCGTCGGTGACGACGATGCGGCGTGTCACCGCGATGGCCCGCCGACTGCTGCCGGAGACGGTGTCCGTCCAGGCGCCCCCGAACCTCGCGCCCGTCCGGGAGCTGTTGGACTGCGGAATCGACGACCTGGGTGGTGTCTCTCCCGTGACGGACGACTACATCAACCCGGACTACGAGTGGCCGGCGCTGCGGGAGCTCTCGGAGATCGCGGCCCACGGCGGCGTCCCGCTCCACGAACGGCTACCCGTCTACGATCGCTACCTCCCGCCGCGTGTCCGACGACAGGGGTTCGACGGCACGCCCGCCGGGGAGTCGCCGACCGGCGCGTGGCTGACCGGGGAGATTCCGGACGCGCTGGTGGCGCGTGACGTTCACGGTCGACGGTTCCGCGGCGTCGCCCGGCGAGAGGGGCCGTTGTCGACCCCGGAGCCGGGCGTGCCCGGCGACGACTGA
- a CDS encoding creatininase family protein — MTLLHEETTVTARETFETAEVALLPTGAVEQHGPALPLGTDLLAAEAVARAVDDEDDVETVTLPTVPVGVSDHHRQFHGTLSTTPETFAAYVGDVTESLAAHGVRKVVAVNGHGGNDDALRRVARELRGDGTAFLAPWNWFSDLGGLDEELFDQSGIGHADAAESSMVYAVAADLVREAALADAEADGADSWGRAIHGAELGFDTADFSASGAVGRPTDASREKGRRLFEHATNELGALTEWLADREFEALLPEPHR; from the coding sequence GTGACACTGCTGCACGAAGAGACGACAGTCACCGCCCGCGAGACGTTCGAGACGGCCGAGGTCGCTCTGCTGCCGACCGGCGCCGTCGAGCAACACGGCCCCGCGCTCCCGCTGGGGACGGATCTCCTGGCGGCCGAGGCGGTCGCCCGCGCCGTCGACGACGAAGACGACGTCGAGACGGTGACACTCCCCACGGTCCCGGTCGGGGTGTCGGACCACCACCGCCAGTTCCACGGCACGCTGTCGACGACGCCGGAGACGTTCGCGGCCTACGTCGGGGACGTGACCGAGAGCCTGGCCGCCCACGGGGTCCGGAAGGTCGTCGCCGTCAACGGTCACGGCGGCAACGACGACGCGCTCCGCCGGGTCGCCCGCGAGCTACGGGGCGACGGCACTGCCTTCCTCGCACCCTGGAACTGGTTCTCGGACCTGGGCGGGTTAGACGAGGAGCTGTTCGATCAGTCCGGAATCGGCCACGCGGACGCCGCGGAGTCGAGCATGGTGTACGCCGTCGCCGCCGACCTCGTTCGGGAGGCGGCGCTCGCGGACGCCGAGGCCGACGGCGCCGACTCCTGGGGTCGGGCGATCCACGGGGCGGAGCTGGGGTTCGACACCGCGGACTTCTCCGCGTCCGGCGCAGTCGGTCGGCCGACGGACGCGTCCCGGGAGAAGGGCCGACGGTTGTTCGAGCACGCGACGAACGAACTCGGGGCGCTGACGGAGTGGCTCGCCGACCGCGAGTTCGAGGCGTTGCTGCCGGAGCCACACCGATGA
- a CDS encoding NAD(P)/FAD-dependent oxidoreductase — MTVGRVAVVGAGAVGATTARDLADHGLDVTLFERDRIDWDGDRARRTPSEAASARAAGVVYDAYAEDIDAALAARAVERFRAFDGARGFQFHDCPYAILVHEGDDERIEATRRAAARMREHGRAVETLAPAAFGDRFPSVAVDDLAVAAVAADAGWTDTRRYVAAALGAARAADVTVRDATPVTLETATRLSLPDGTVSFDAVVVAAGAHTPQLAAGVGVDLAAVPYRVQALTVGTDDSPHGGPMWYDATEGVYARPHPDGLLVGDGTVPEATAPDGWDRTADDWFRADALAVARERTTGLDVPTDAWAGVCTATPDGDPLLGRADEGLYVATGWQGHGFMRAPAHAELLAARVAADLGADADPTTVPGGATALAAFDPARFPAGTEFEVREGMLVEER; from the coding sequence ATGACGGTCGGCCGCGTCGCCGTCGTCGGTGCCGGCGCGGTCGGCGCGACGACCGCCCGCGACCTGGCGGACCACGGGTTGGACGTGACGCTGTTCGAACGCGACCGGATCGACTGGGACGGGGACCGCGCCCGGCGGACGCCGTCGGAGGCCGCCTCGGCCCGCGCCGCCGGCGTCGTCTACGACGCCTACGCCGAGGACATCGACGCCGCGCTCGCCGCCCGGGCAGTCGAACGGTTCCGGGCGTTCGACGGCGCTCGGGGGTTCCAGTTCCACGACTGTCCGTACGCGATTCTCGTCCACGAGGGAGACGACGAACGGATCGAGGCGACACGCCGGGCCGCAGCGCGGATGCGCGAGCACGGGCGTGCCGTCGAGACGCTCGCGCCGGCGGCGTTCGGCGACCGGTTCCCGAGCGTCGCCGTCGACGACCTGGCGGTCGCGGCGGTCGCGGCCGACGCCGGCTGGACGGACACGCGGCGCTACGTCGCCGCGGCGCTGGGAGCCGCCCGCGCGGCCGACGTGACCGTCCGCGACGCGACGCCGGTGACGCTCGAGACAGCGACACGGCTCTCGCTCCCCGACGGTACGGTGTCGTTCGACGCGGTCGTCGTCGCTGCCGGCGCCCACACCCCGCAACTGGCCGCCGGAGTCGGCGTCGACCTCGCGGCCGTCCCGTACCGGGTCCAGGCGCTCACCGTCGGCACCGACGACTCGCCACACGGTGGTCCGATGTGGTACGACGCCACCGAGGGGGTGTACGCCCGCCCACACCCGGACGGGTTGTTGGTGGGCGACGGCACTGTCCCGGAGGCGACGGCACCGGACGGCTGGGACCGCACCGCAGACGACTGGTTCCGCGCAGACGCGCTGGCCGTCGCCCGCGAACGGACCACGGGACTGGACGTCCCGACAGACGCCTGGGCCGGGGTCTGTACCGCGACACCCGACGGCGACCCGTTGCTCGGTCGGGCAGACGAGGGGTTGTACGTCGCGACCGGCTGGCAGGGACACGGGTTCATGCGGGCGCCAGCCCACGCGGAGCTGCTCGCGGCACGCGTGGCCGCCGACCTCGGCGCCGACGCCGACCCCACGACCGTGCCGGGCGGGGCGACGGCACTCGCGGCGTTCGACCCGGCGCGATTCCCCGCCGGCACGGAGTTCGAAGTGCGTGAAGGGATGCTCGTCGAGGAACGCTGA
- the purF gene encoding amidophosphoribosyltransferase produces MQAGNVDGEATRSDDEPREKCGVVGVSLSDRDAARPVYYALYALQHRGQDSAGIVTHDGFQQHDHVEMGLVGDAFDEGDLAELAGSTGIGHVRYPTAGSVDKSCAQPFSVSFNSGSLGLSHNGNLVNAAGLRDELARLGHAFTSDGDTEVIAHSLARNLLDADLSSAVEQTMRRLHGSYSLTVMYDDRVLGVRDPRGNRPLVLGELDDGYVLASESAAVDVLDGELVRDVRPGEAIVLDADGQGYESVRLFDLETTAHCFFEHVYFARPDSVIDGTLVYEARRELGRALWRESGIDTDVVMPVPDSGRAFASGYADAASETGADVEFAEGLMKNRYVGRTFIMPTQDERERAVRLKLNPIRSTVEGRTVTLIDDSIVRGTTSTQLVELLRDAGAESVHVRIGAPAIVAPCYFGIDMATREELIAADRTTEEIRETVGADSLSYLSVDAVADALDETRDDLCLGCVTGEYPYDVDGEATDRDVSRPTVGEPAEADD; encoded by the coding sequence ATGCAGGCCGGCAACGTGGACGGGGAGGCGACGCGGTCAGACGACGAACCCCGCGAGAAGTGTGGGGTCGTCGGGGTGTCGCTGTCGGACCGCGACGCCGCCCGTCCCGTCTACTACGCGCTGTACGCGCTCCAGCACCGCGGTCAGGACTCCGCGGGGATCGTCACCCACGACGGGTTCCAACAACACGACCACGTCGAGATGGGGCTCGTCGGCGACGCCTTCGACGAGGGCGACCTGGCGGAGCTGGCGGGGTCGACCGGGATCGGCCACGTCCGGTACCCCACCGCCGGCAGCGTCGACAAGTCGTGTGCCCAGCCGTTCTCCGTCTCGTTCAACTCCGGCTCGCTGGGGCTGTCACACAACGGCAACCTCGTCAACGCCGCCGGGCTCAGAGACGAGCTCGCGCGGCTGGGCCACGCGTTCACCTCCGACGGCGACACGGAGGTGATCGCCCACAGCCTCGCGCGCAACCTCCTCGACGCCGACCTGTCGTCGGCCGTCGAGCAGACGATGCGTCGGCTCCACGGTTCCTACTCGCTGACCGTGATGTACGACGACCGCGTCCTCGGGGTGCGGGACCCGCGGGGGAACCGGCCGCTCGTGCTCGGCGAGCTGGACGACGGCTACGTGCTCGCGTCGGAGTCGGCCGCCGTCGACGTGTTGGACGGTGAACTCGTCCGGGACGTGCGTCCGGGAGAGGCGATCGTCCTGGACGCCGACGGCCAGGGGTACGAGTCGGTTCGGTTGTTCGACCTGGAGACGACCGCCCACTGCTTCTTCGAGCACGTCTACTTCGCCCGGCCGGACTCCGTGATCGACGGGACGCTCGTGTACGAGGCCCGCCGCGAACTCGGACGGGCGCTGTGGCGTGAGTCCGGCATCGACACGGACGTGGTGATGCCCGTGCCGGACTCCGGGCGGGCGTTCGCGTCCGGCTACGCCGACGCCGCGAGCGAGACGGGTGCCGACGTGGAGTTCGCCGAGGGACTGATGAAGAACCGCTACGTCGGCCGGACGTTCATCATGCCCACCCAGGACGAACGGGAGCGGGCCGTCCGGCTGAAGCTCAACCCGATCCGGTCGACGGTGGAGGGGCGGACCGTCACACTGATCGACGACTCCATCGTCCGCGGCACCACCTCGACGCAGCTCGTGGAGCTGTTGCGCGACGCCGGCGCGGAGTCCGTCCACGTCCGGATCGGCGCGCCCGCCATCGTCGCGCCGTGTTACTTCGGGATCGACATGGCCACCCGCGAGGAGCTGATCGCGGCCGACCGCACGACCGAGGAGATCCGCGAGACGGTCGGCGCCGACTCGTTGTCGTACCTCTCCGTCGACGCCGTCGCCGACGCGCTCGACGAGACCCGCGACGACCTCTGTCTCGGCTGTGTCACCGGGGAGTACCCGTACGACGTGGACGGGGAAGCGACGGACCGCGACGTGAGCCGACCGACCGTCGGCGAACCCGCCGAGGCGGACGACTGA
- a CDS encoding gluconate 2-dehydrogenase subunit 3 family protein, protein MKLTRRDALAALSFAGAAVGGGVAADRLAEGGEATLGEDLLGADADPPPVSRSELTTVVAVAEVVYPDRLDGVAEFVETYTRGRLLADEDRREGLSTVLAELDEVCREWEGSTVADLAPADRDAFLRELSVDDADPAPDGLLPGQVRYYLVNDLLYALYASPTGGEMVGTPNPIGHPGGYRTQLSPEYERASPAATHDPTATRDSTTDGGGDGG, encoded by the coding sequence GTGAAACTGACGAGACGCGACGCGCTGGCGGCGCTGTCGTTCGCCGGGGCCGCCGTCGGCGGTGGGGTCGCCGCCGACCGGCTCGCGGAGGGTGGTGAGGCGACGCTGGGAGAGGACCTGTTGGGGGCGGACGCCGATCCGCCGCCGGTCTCCCGGTCGGAGCTGACGACGGTCGTCGCCGTCGCCGAGGTGGTGTACCCGGACCGGCTGGACGGGGTCGCCGAGTTCGTGGAGACGTACACCCGTGGCCGGCTGTTGGCCGACGAGGATCGCCGGGAGGGGTTGTCGACCGTGCTCGCGGAGTTAGACGAGGTGTGTCGGGAGTGGGAAGGGTCGACGGTCGCCGACCTCGCTCCGGCCGACCGGGACGCCTTCCTCCGGGAGCTGTCCGTCGACGACGCCGACCCGGCGCCAGACGGGCTGCTCCCCGGACAGGTGCGGTACTACCTCGTCAACGACCTCCTGTACGCGCTGTACGCCTCGCCGACCGGCGGGGAGATGGTCGGTACCCCCAACCCCATCGGCCACCCCGGAGGGTACCGGACACAGCTGTCACCGGAGTACGAGCGGGCGAGCCCGGCGGCGACGCACGACCCGACGGCGACACGCGACTCGACGACCGACGGGGGTGGTGACGGTGGGTGA